gacagtgaggggtagttgtggagaaactggttgtgatcttctgtgtttgagAGCTGCTTCAGCTCAGCGTctttcctcttcagctcagtgatctcctgctccagcttctcctgaagctctttgactcgactcacttcagtttcctgctgggatctgatctgctgcttcacatcagagcTTCTTTTCTGGATGAGACGGATCAGCTCAGTGAAGATCTTCTCACTGTCCTCCACTGTTTTATCAGCAGAGTGATTGATGGCCTCCACCTCCTGTTGAAGCAGCTTcacatctttctctctgtcctgGATTCTCTGCTGGATTTCTTCTCGTCTCACCTCCAGCTCTCTCTGCCTCTCAGtcctttctgctgcagctgagacTGTGTCGTGACCTTTATGTTCATCCACAGAGCAGAGATAACAGATACACTTCTGATCAGTACGACAGAACATCTTCATCACCTCATCATGACGAGAGCAGATGTTCTCCTGGAGGTTCTTGGAGGGCTCCACCAGCTTGTGTTTCTTAAATGGAGCTGAATCATAATGAGGCTgaagatgtttctcacagtAAGAGGCCAGACAGAATAAACAGGACTTGATggctttcagttttcttccagtgCAGAAATCACAGGCCACATCTTCAGGTCCAGCATAGCAGTGATCAGCAGGAGCAGCTTGGAGTCCAGTCTtcttcagctgctccactaAAGCTGCTAACATGGTGCTTTTCTGGAGGACAGGCCTCGGTATGAAGGTCTGCCTGCACTGAGGACAGTGGTAGCTTTTCTTCTCCTCCTTCTCATCCCAGAAGCTTCTAATACAGTTCATACAGTAACTGTGTCCACAGGGAATAGTCACTGGATCCTTCAGTAGATCCAGACAGATCGAACAGGAGAAGGTTTCTCGGTCCAGCTGATTCTGCTCCATTTCTCCTCTCAGTCTCAGTGACTGTGAGAGTTTCACTtcctgaaaacagaaacaacttTGAGCTCTGATCTATGAATCACGTGTCAGTGCAGAGAGGCTGCAGCCAATCAGCTTTCACCTTCAGGGAGCGTTGGCTACACCCAGCTTTAAGCTGCAGATCTGAAGGGGAGGGAACAAGGAAATCTGGGGACATACAGGAGCCGCTGCGTTTAAATGCAGGAGTCTGTTTCACTGAAGTAGAATAGAGCAGTCCTGGATAAGAACAGGTAGCTGGGATTCAGCAGTCCTCATCAGCAGAACTTAGTTGGTTTTGGTGAACTACAATCATGTCTGAAGAGGAGCACCTAAGTCAGGTCAGGTTGAAGTAATCCTGCCAAGGTCTGACCTAAAAGCTATCTTTATGGATTTGAATGGGGACTACAGTTCATGAGAACTAAGCATAGAAAAGGAAACATGATTGAAATGTAATGACTGGACCCAGTGCCCAGTGGCATCCTGTCACGGTACCAagctggaattcactgagctcctgagagcgacccattctttcacagaTGTTTATAGAAGCCGTCTGCAGG
This genomic interval from Girardinichthys multiradiatus isolate DD_20200921_A chromosome 6, DD_fGirMul_XY1, whole genome shotgun sequence contains the following:
- the LOC124870626 gene encoding tripartite motif-containing protein 16-like encodes the protein MEQNQLDRETFSCSICLDLLKDPVTIPCGHSYCMNCIRSFWDEKEEKKSYHCPQCRQTFIPRPVLQKSTMLAALVEQLKKTGLQAAPADHCYAGPEDVACDFCTGRKLKAIKSCLFCLASYCEKHLQPHYDSAPFKKHKLVEPSKNLQENICSRHDEVMKMFCRTDQKCICYLCSVDEHKGHDTVSAAAERTERQRELEVRREEIQQRIQDREKDVKLLQQEVEAINHSADKTVEDSEKIFTELIRLIQKRSSDVKQQIRSQQETEVSRVKELQEKLEQEITELKRKDAELKQLSNTEDHNQFLHNYPSLSALSESTHSSSINIRPLRYFEDVTAAVSELRDKLQDILRDTWTNISLTLTEVEVLLSEPEPKSRAGFLKYSCEITLDPNTTHRYLLLSEENRKVTLMDQHQSYSSHPDRFTDWFQVLSRESLTGRCYWEVEWRGLVYVAVAYKNISRAGSGNECRFGYNDKSWSLDCSEEGYKFGHNKIWTSISGPGSSRVGVYLDHRAGLLSFYSVSETMTLLHRVQNTFTQPLHAGFWVWVIGGSAELYKPK